Sequence from the Gloeocapsopsis dulcis genome:
TAAGAGATAGCTTATATAACGTAATGCAAGGGACATCATATATGATGTCCCTTAAGTTTTTTATGCTACTAATTCACTCTTTGACTATGACCGCAAGGTAAAAAGCTGAAATCAGTATTTAAACAGAAGTATCTATTATAAATTTACTGAAAGAAGACAAGATTTTGTTTAGAGCTACCACATTCTAATTAATTTCAATACCAGAGTTTAAAAAAATTAGGCAATATCTATATTTCTAAGCTAAAACAGAAATATCTCTGACAGGCAGTTTAGCTCTTTAACAAATCAATGATAGAAACACTTTTTAATAACCTTCTATATATCTTACAAGCTCATAGTCGTTGGATGAGTTGGAATTTGTTTTTAGCTTTCATTCCTTTGGGGTTAAGCGTTTTCTTGTTTCGGCGTAAAAGTTTAAGACGTTCTCTAATTTGGTGGTTAGGATTTCTTATCTTCTTTGCTTTTCTTCCAAATGCACCTTATGTTTTAACAGATATTATTCATTTAGTGGCATATATCCGTAGAGTTGATTCTATATGGCTAATTACTTTAATTATATTTCCCTTATACTTGTTATTTATGTTACTAGGATTTGAAGCATATGTTATATCTTTAATTAACTTAGGTTCCTACTTACATCGTTTAGGAAAAACTCAATGGATTTTCAGTGCTGAATTAATGTCTCATGCTTTGTGTGCGATAGGAGTTTATTTAGGTCGATTTCAGAGATTTAACAGTTGGGACTTAGTTACGCAATTAGATGTTGTAGCTACTAGTTTAATAGAAAATTTATTAGGTAAGCGACCAATTGTTATCATTGCAATTACTTTTATTGTAATTACTGTTTTATACTGGATTGCCAAACAAGCAAGCTTAGGAATTGTTTTACGGCAACGTAGTTTTAAGTCACGACAGCAGAATTTAAATCGTGTTTCGCAAACTGAGTTTTAATTATGAAATAATTAAAATTGTAGGATATCTTTTTTGAATGAAGCACACAGGAAAGTAGATCAGAGCTTTCATAAAAAAATTAAAGTTGCTATATATTTTGATTATTCAAATGATAACTTTGCTGACTGACTTTGGATTAAGTGATGTATATGTGGGTGTGATGAAAGGGATAATATCTCAAATAAATCCTCAGATAAATGTTATTGATCTTACACATCAAATTCCTCCACAAAATATCGCAGCAGCAAGATTTTGCTTAATGAATGCTTATAGTTACTTCCCCCATGGCACTGTCCATCTTGGTGTTGTCGATCCTGGTGTGGGTAGTACGAGACGAGCGATCGCAGTAAAATTTGCCACAGGGTTTTTGGTTGGACCTGATAACGGGATATTTAGTGGTGTATTAAGTCAAAGTCCAGCCTTGAGTGCGGTAGAACTAACAAATTCGGATTACTGGTGGGTTACGCAGAGTAGTGCAACGTTTCATGGTAGAGATATTTTTGCACCTGTTGCGGCGCATCTTGCTAGTGGAGTTTTGCTTGATGATTTGGGAAGCGCAATTGATATCGCATCATTGGTAAAACTAGAGTTACCAAATCGCACTGTCATAGACACAAGTATTCATGGGTGTATTCAATATATTGATAGTTTTGGTAATTTAATGACTAATATTCCTGGTGACGACATTATTGGTAAACGGTGGATTGTTATCGCGGGAGGAGTAGAAATACCAGGAGGTAAGACATATAGCGATCAACCGCACTTAAGTGCGATCGCTCTTATTGGTAGTCATGGTTGGATTGAAATTGCAGTTAATGGTGGTAACGCGCGATCGCAGCTACACTTGGATTATTTAGATCCTGTTCAGGTCTTATTTTGAGTTAGGGTGGAATTGAACACATCACGGTCAATGACGTATGACTCAACATGCATCTGAAGCAATTTACCAAGGTCAATTTGGTGAATTCACAATTAATGACAGCGATCGCACTGGTGTTATTGTCTATCGTGCGGGTTTAATGGTAGCTGCGTTGACTTTCGCCCTTGGTAGTGCTTTAGTATTACTGAATTACGACGCAGTAAATTTACAAATTTTAACTCCTTTATTTGCTTGTTTTTGCATAGCACTAGGTGTCAGTTTATTGACAATCCATATTTATTTAGCAGCACTACATCGGTTACTCCAAGTTTTTTGGGTAATTGGCACGTTATCTGCTGTGTTTTTCGCAGTTTCTAGTCTTGAACCTTTAGCAATCACAATTTACAATCATCCGACGACTTTATTTGGTATTGGTTTTGTCTTTGCTGCTTTGACAGGAATTTATTTTAAAGAAGCTTTTTGCTTTAATCGTGTAGAAACAAAAGTTTTGACACCATTAGTACCAATTCTATTATTGGGGCATATATTACAAGTTTTACCTGTGCAATGGGAACAAACAATGCTAGCAGTTTGGGCAATATTCTTTATCGTGTTTGCCCTGCGTAAGGTAGTCCAACCTATTCCTCCAGATATCGGAGATAAATCAGTTTTTGCTTATCTAAAACAACAGGGATCTAAAACTTCTGAGTTTTGAGTTTTGAGTTAGCCCTGTAGATAAATATATGGGATTGAATTCATAACTTTGTATAGATTGGTAAAGGCTTAAAAATATACCGTACTTTATGAAGCGATTGTTGATATCAAAGCACGATTTTTAAATACTGCATAAAGAAAACAAGAGAATAGTGACAAGGAAATAGAGGCTAGGAAAAGATAGAAATTGGGAATTCTTTTGAACCTAATTCACTTTAAGCTCTTATCCTTGAGGAATAAAGATTGTTAGCTGAACGCGCCTACTGGCTTGCTTGGTCACAAATTAGCGGAATTGGACCAGTTTTGTTGCAACGATTGCAACAGCATTTTGGAACTTTAGCTACAGCATGGTACGCGAAAGAAAACGAGTTACAGCAAGTTGAAGGTTTTGGAGTTCAGACAATTGCAGCAGTCAGTGCAGGGCGATCGCAGCTTCATCCAGAACAGCTTTTACTCGCACACCAACAACAAAATCTAGATTTCTGGACACCTGTAGATACTGATTATCCCCAATTGCTCTTAGAAATTCCTAGTCCACCACCAATCCTGTATTATCGTGGTGAGGTTGATCTCCAGGAAAATTTTGGGCAAAAATCCCTCATTAGTATCGTTGGTACGCGCAATCCTTCAGAATATGGTAAGCGTTGGACACGCAAACTTAGTACCGTTCTAGCAAGAAATGGGTTTACAGTTGTTTCAGGTTTAGCTGATGGAATTGATACTGAAGCACATCACGGCTGCTTAGCAGCTGGAGGAAGAACAATTGCAGTATTGGGTACTGGTGTTGATGTTGTGTATCCATCCCGAAATCGCGATCTCTACCAGCAAATTCTCCATCATGGGTTAGTTGTCAGCGAGTATCCTGCTAAAACACCACCAGATCGCGCCCATTTTCCCCGTCGTAATCGTATTATCGCTGGTTTGACTCGTGCAGTACTAGTTCTAGAAGCGCCTACGCGTTCAGGGGCATTAATTACCGCGCATTATGCGAATGAATTTTGTCGCGATGTCTACGCATTACCAGGATCTTTAGATACTCCGCGATCGCTGGGCTGCTTGGAGTTATTGCATAAAGGCGCTGGAGTTATTTTAGGCGAAGATTCTTTACTAGAAATGTTAGGTTCAATGCCTCAAATTGATAAGGTACAGCTACCATCAGCAACACAACTACCAGAATTAACACCAGAGTTGGAGAAAGTATTTCAGGCGATCGCTGCTGAGTCGATGCCATTTGACTTGATTGTCCAACAAACAGGTTACTCAGCAAGTCACGTTTCCAGCGCACTCTTACAGCTAGAACTTGTTGGGCTGGTGTCTCAATTACCTGGAATGCGCTATCAGCGATGCTAAAAGCATTAGACCTCCTGCATGAATCGCAGATGCCCTGCGACTAAAGTCGGGGCTACCCAAACGAAGTGTGCCTTCGCACACTAAAGTAAGACTTTTACCAGTAAGTCCACGGAGGTGGACTTTGTTTGTCTAGCAGCGAATTCATTCGCCAAGCATTCATGCTAGGGTGGCGTATAAACAAAAAGGACAGGTCAAACCCGTCCTTAAAAAGGATCTAAAATTTAAACCCAAGTTTAGAAATTCATTTCTGCTGCTTGTACTTTCTCGACTTGTTTTTTCTTCAGTACTAGCAGTACTTGACATAGCATGATTGCGGCTAAAAATGCCATTAACCATTGAATTCTTGCGGCACTTTGCAGCACAATTTCACCATCGTCTTGACCAAAACCACCAATGTTTGGGTTATCAGTCAAAGCATCGCCAGCTGCTACTGTTTGTCCTTCTGAGACAATCAGTTTTGGTCCTTGGGGAATTGTTTCAACAATTTCACCTGAATCAGCATTAATGGTGACTTGGTACTGTGTTGTCCCATTTTCATCAGTAGTTTGATTGATTTTGGCAATTGTCCCTGCTGCGGAGGCATTGTAAACTGTGTTGTTACTTTTTTCGCCTGTAGGGTAAACTTGACCTCGTCCGCGATTACCACCTACATGAACAGGATATTTACCAAAGTGAATATTTTTGTCTGACCTGGGATCGGGTGATAGTACTGGAAAAACGATTTCTTGATACTGTTCGCCTGGTAAAGGTCCAACGATAACAATATTTTCTTTATCTTCGCTGTAGGGCTGGAAGTAAAGATCGCCGACTTTTTCTTTCATCTCCTCCGAAATGCGTTCAGGAGGGGCAATCTTAAAGCCTTCGGGTAACATCAATACTGCCCCGACATTTAATCCACCCAGAGAACCATCACTGAGTACCTGCTGAGTGTTGGTATCGTAGGGAATTTTCACAACTGCTTCAAATACAGTGTCGGGCAGTACAGATTGCGGTATTTCTACTTCTGTGGGTTTAGCAGCTAAGTGACAGTTAGCGCATACAATTCTCCCCGTAGGTTCGCGGGGAGTTTCAGGATAGGTTTGCTGCGCCCAAAAAGGATAAGCAGCAGCTGACTGGGGAAGCACCAGATCGCTTGCTAGCAGGAAGGTGAAAGTAGCGATCGCGATAACTAGCGTCTTAACAATCGCTTTTGTTGATAACACTTTTTTCATCAGTAACCAAACACTTAATTTGTGACGAAGGTGCAAATGTATGGGTGAGAAACTAGAGGTTAGGAGTTTGTGGCTAGTGGTTATAAGCTAGTCACTCGTCACTTTGACATCCTCTTGGTTTTAAGTCCACCAAGGCGATTCACCAGTACGAAAATCTGTTTCAGTCCAAGACGTGATGGAAATTTTATCGTCTTCTGGCTTGACATGTACAAGTGCTAACGATAGCGGTGCTGGACCTCGAACAACTTTGCCAGTTTCATCATACTGCGAGCCATGACAAGGGCACTTAAATTTGTTTTCTGCTGCATTCCAAGGAACAACACAACCGAGGTGGGTGCATACCGCGTTCATCCCGTAATCCCCAATTGCTTCTTTACTTTCAACGACTATGTAAGTCGGATCGCCTTTGAGTCCTTGTGCAAGTACGCGATCGCCTGGATTGTGCGTTTCTAAGAAGTTACTGACGCTGATATCATTACCCAGTGCGTCTTTTGCTTTGACACCACCACCAGCACCACCACTGCTAGGTGGAATAAAGAACTTCACTACCGGATACAATGCTCCTAAAGCTGTTCCGGTGATCGTACCAAAGGTGAGCAAGTTCATGAATTGACGACGCCCCATATCGGGTACGTCCATGGATTTAGACATTTGAGCCATAATTTCTGCGCTTTGCTTGTATCTTTGTTAACAACGCTGAGATTTGCTCCCAGAACCTCACTTATCCTCTGTTGAAGTCGGTCTACCACGACTTACAACAACTTTCAAATCCCTCTTTTAAGAGTGTTTCCAGCCTTTTTCAGAGGATCATTACATTTCTTTATATTGGTATCATACCTGAGTTACGCAGCTTTACTTTATAACGAAATGTAAAAGGTAATTGGCAACGAAATGACAGGAAAGGAGTTACGCCAGCTATTGTTAGATAAATGGGGGCGTTCGTATGATGTTCAACTACGACGCGTTCAGGGCAGAGTTTTTTTGCAGGTGATGTGGAAATACTTAGAACAAGCGTCTTTTCCTCTCACTGAGGCAGAATACCAAGAGCATATGGATGCGATCGCCAATTATCTGCAAGCTTTAGGTGGAACACAGCAAGTACAACAGTTCATTGCAAAGACTCGCGAACGTCCTCGACTAGGTAAAGCCGTGAGTATTCCTCTAGATTTAGATTTGGGCGAACGTGCTTCGGAATGGCTGATCTAGGAGGGGTGAGTTACAAAATTCTGTTGCCAAGAGGGACATCGCGATCGGTCTTAATTAATACAACTTGCCCATCGTCTAAGACAGCACCTAGAACTAACACTTCTGACATGAAATTTGCAACTTGGCGCGGGGAAAAGTTGGTAACAGCTAGAACCTGTTTATCTATTAATTCTTCGCGTTGATAGTTGGTAATTTGAGCACTAGATTTCTTAATTCCCAACGCGCCAAAATCAATCCACAGTTTATATGCTGGTTTTCTGGCTTCTGGAAAATCTGTAACTTTTATGATCTTGCCGACACGAATTTCTACTTTCTCAAACTCGCTGTACGTGATTTCTGTCGATCGTGCGTCAATTTTATGTGGGTTAGATAAAGTAGAAGAACAATTCTTCATCGCTAATCTCATGGAATGCCCCTTATGTGGACATGTGAAGGTTCATAAACACGGCAAGATGCCCAGTGGAGTTCAACGGTACTTCTGTCCTGGCTGCGGTCAAACCTTCAACGAACGCTTCGATACCCTCTACTATCATCGGCACGTTAGTCCAGAGCAAATTCGCCAAGTGCTACAAGCTCACAGTGAAGGGAGCAGTCTGCGAGGCATTAGTCGCACGAGTGGACTGGCATACAACACCGTCGTCAGTATTATTCGTGCTGCTAGTGGACGAGCACAACAGGTTCATAATGCTGAGCTAAAAGCGGTCAAAACTCAAGAGGTGTCTGCTGACGAGATGTGGTCGTTTGTGCAAAAAAACAAAAGCAATGCC
This genomic interval carries:
- a CDS encoding DUF1361 domain-containing protein, whose protein sequence is MIETLFNNLLYILQAHSRWMSWNLFLAFIPLGLSVFLFRRKSLRRSLIWWLGFLIFFAFLPNAPYVLTDIIHLVAYIRRVDSIWLITLIIFPLYLLFMLLGFEAYVISLINLGSYLHRLGKTQWIFSAELMSHALCAIGVYLGRFQRFNSWDLVTQLDVVATSLIENLLGKRPIVIIAITFIVITVLYWIAKQASLGIVLRQRSFKSRQQNLNRVSQTEF
- a CDS encoding SAM hydrolase/SAM-dependent halogenase family protein, translated to MITLLTDFGLSDVYVGVMKGIISQINPQINVIDLTHQIPPQNIAAARFCLMNAYSYFPHGTVHLGVVDPGVGSTRRAIAVKFATGFLVGPDNGIFSGVLSQSPALSAVELTNSDYWWVTQSSATFHGRDIFAPVAAHLASGVLLDDLGSAIDIASLVKLELPNRTVIDTSIHGCIQYIDSFGNLMTNIPGDDIIGKRWIVIAGGVEIPGGKTYSDQPHLSAIALIGSHGWIEIAVNGGNARSQLHLDYLDPVQVLF
- a CDS encoding DUF2301 domain-containing membrane protein, with the translated sequence MTQHASEAIYQGQFGEFTINDSDRTGVIVYRAGLMVAALTFALGSALVLLNYDAVNLQILTPLFACFCIALGVSLLTIHIYLAALHRLLQVFWVIGTLSAVFFAVSSLEPLAITIYNHPTTLFGIGFVFAALTGIYFKEAFCFNRVETKVLTPLVPILLLGHILQVLPVQWEQTMLAVWAIFFIVFALRKVVQPIPPDIGDKSVFAYLKQQGSKTSEF
- the dprA gene encoding DNA-processing protein DprA, encoding MLAERAYWLAWSQISGIGPVLLQRLQQHFGTLATAWYAKENELQQVEGFGVQTIAAVSAGRSQLHPEQLLLAHQQQNLDFWTPVDTDYPQLLLEIPSPPPILYYRGEVDLQENFGQKSLISIVGTRNPSEYGKRWTRKLSTVLARNGFTVVSGLADGIDTEAHHGCLAAGGRTIAVLGTGVDVVYPSRNRDLYQQILHHGLVVSEYPAKTPPDRAHFPRRNRIIAGLTRAVLVLEAPTRSGALITAHYANEFCRDVYALPGSLDTPRSLGCLELLHKGAGVILGEDSLLEMLGSMPQIDKVQLPSATQLPELTPELEKVFQAIAAESMPFDLIVQQTGYSASHVSSALLQLELVGLVSQLPGMRYQRC
- the petA gene encoding cytochrome f, producing the protein MKKVLSTKAIVKTLVIAIATFTFLLASDLVLPQSAAAYPFWAQQTYPETPREPTGRIVCANCHLAAKPTEVEIPQSVLPDTVFEAVVKIPYDTNTQQVLSDGSLGGLNVGAVLMLPEGFKIAPPERISEEMKEKVGDLYFQPYSEDKENIVIVGPLPGEQYQEIVFPVLSPDPRSDKNIHFGKYPVHVGGNRGRGQVYPTGEKSNNTVYNASAAGTIAKINQTTDENGTTQYQVTINADSGEIVETIPQGPKLIVSEGQTVAAGDALTDNPNIGGFGQDDGEIVLQSAARIQWLMAFLAAIMLCQVLLVLKKKQVEKVQAAEMNF
- the petC gene encoding cytochrome b6-f complex iron-sulfur subunit — translated: MAQMSKSMDVPDMGRRQFMNLLTFGTITGTALGALYPVVKFFIPPSSGGAGGGVKAKDALGNDISVSNFLETHNPGDRVLAQGLKGDPTYIVVESKEAIGDYGMNAVCTHLGCVVPWNAAENKFKCPCHGSQYDETGKVVRGPAPLSLALVHVKPEDDKISITSWTETDFRTGESPWWT
- a CDS encoding DUF3067 family protein, with the protein product MTGKELRQLLLDKWGRSYDVQLRRVQGRVFLQVMWKYLEQASFPLTEAEYQEHMDAIANYLQALGGTQQVQQFIAKTRERPRLGKAVSIPLDLDLGERASEWLI
- a CDS encoding tRNA-binding protein; amino-acid sequence: MKNCSSTLSNPHKIDARSTEITYSEFEKVEIRVGKIIKVTDFPEARKPAYKLWIDFGALGIKKSSAQITNYQREELIDKQVLAVTNFSPRQVANFMSEVLVLGAVLDDGQVVLIKTDRDVPLGNRIL